The Candidatus Eisenbacteria bacterium nucleotide sequence TATCCGGAATCCGTGTTCTTGACCTGACAAATGTTTTGTCCGGCCCCTTTGCATCATTGCATCTGGCACTTCTCGGAGCAGAAGTAATCAAGATTGAGAATCCGACTGATGGAGACCTGGCACGGAAGCTTGGCTGCGTCCCTGAATATAACCGTATGCTGATGGGAACGAGTTTCCTTGCACAAAACGCCAACAAGAAATCTGCCACCCTGAACCTGAAAGACCCGCAGGGCAAGGAAGTTTTCAAGCGGCTTGTGAAGACTGCCGACGTTGTGGTCGAGAATTTCAGGCCTGATGTGATGGCTCGTCTGGGACTTTCGTACAAGGCGCTCAGCGAAATCAATCCCCGGCTCATCTTTTGTGCAATCTCCGGGTTTGGCGCAGACGGGCCCGATGCCATGAAACCCGCGTATGATCAGATCATCCAGGGATTGAGCGGTGAGATGGCGATAAATGGCGATGAAAGATTGAACCCGCTGCGTGCCGGCTTTCCGGTATGTGACACTGTCGGCGGATTGAATGCCGCATTCGCAATCATGGCCGCGCTCTATCATCGAGAGAAAACGGGGGAAGGACAGTTTATCGATGTTGCGCTCCTCGACTCGATAATGCCGCTCATGGGTTGGGTTGCGGCGAATCTTCTGATCGGGGGCCAGCAGCCTATCCTGATGGGGAATGACAACTTTACCGCGGCGCCTTCCGGAGTCTTCAGGACCAAAGACGGTTACATCAACATTGCAGCCAACAAGCAGGAGCAATGGGAATCGGTTGCGGACGCGCTCGGTGTGCCCGAACTTAAGACAGACCCCCGCTTCCAGGAGAGAGACAATAGAAAAAAGAACCGCAAAGAGCTTACGCCGCTGCTTGAAGTCAAGTTGACGCAGCGGGAAACAGATTACTGGGTTAGTGAGCTGAACAAGAACGATGTCCCGGCTGGCGCCATCCTGAGTCTGGAAGCCGCATTGAATCAGGAGCAAGTCAAACATCGTGAAGCAATCAAGTCAGTTCACTGCGTAGGCATTGGCGATGTGAAGCTCTTTAATCTTACGGCGAAGTTCGGCAAGACTCCCGGCGGTATTGATACGCCGCCGCCGAGACTCTCCGAACATACTGAAGAAGTGCTCAAAGGCATTGGGTACACCGACGACGATATTAGGAGGTTTCGCGATAGCAAAGTCATTTGAAAGAGACTCCGCAGTGCGGGACCGGAGATTCCGGGCAACGGACCACCGCCGAAAACGTAACGAATAGGAGATGCCGAAGAACATGGGAATGACACTTGTCGAGAAGTTGCTGGCAAAAGCAACGAAGCAGCCGGTTGTGAAACCTGGTGATGTTCTGGAGCCGGGAGTTGACCTTGCGATGTCGCACGAGAATGCGGCCCTGGTAATCAACCAATTCGTTGAAATCTACAAAGGCACTGGAATCGAGCCCAAAGTGTGGGCCCCATCGAAGATTGCCATCATCTTCGACCACCGTGTGCCTGCCGAAAGCTCCAAGACTGCCACTAACCAGAAAAAGATACGCGACTTTGTAGGGAAGCAAGGCATCACAAAGTTCCACGATATCCGTGGCGATGCTGGCGGAATTTGCCATCAGATTCTGGTTGAGAACGGTTACGTAGTCCCTGGCTTGATTGTTGTCGGAACCGATAGTCACACCACAAGTCATGGCGCGCTCGGTGCTTTTGCCTTCGGCATTGGTGCAACGGAAATGGCGAGCGTGTGGACGCTTGGGTCGGTTCTTAACGTTGAGGTTCCGGGCACAATAAAGGTGAACGCCAACGGAAAACTCCCTCTTCACGTCTATCCGAAAGATCTGATTCTATATCTGATTGGGAAACTGACCGCCGAGGGAGCAAACTTCATGGTGCTGGAGTTTCATGGCGATACGATAAAGAAGATGAGCACCTCCGGGCGGCTAACGCTCTCAAATATGTCGGTGGAATCCGGCGCAACATCCGGGCTCATCCCGCCGGACGAGGAAACGCTCCGTTACCTCAAAGAGGAAGCCGGTGTCAATTTCAGGGGCGAGTTGATGAAACCTGATTCCGATGCAAAGTACGATCGTGTGATCGAAGTTGATGCATCAAATCTTGTCCCGCAGATAGCGTGTCCCAATGCCGTTGATAATGTGAAACCAATCACTGATGTGCTGAACGTGAAGTTGAACCAGATTGTCATCGGCTCGTGCACAAACGGCCGCCTGGATGACCTGGAATCAGCCGCAAAGATATTGAAGGGAAAGAAAATCTCCAAAGATGTCCGCATGCTGGTCTTTCCGGCGACGTGGAGAATCTACAAGGAGGCGCTCAGGCGCGGCTACCTGGCTGACTTGATGGATGCTGGCGCTGTCATCATGAATCCGAATTGCGGCTGCTGCCTCGGCGTTCATCAGGGAGCTCTCGCAGACGGCGATGTTGCACTTTCCACAACTAACAGAAACTTCAAAGGCAGGATGGGCAATCCAAATTCCGAGGTCTATCTTTGCTCAGCGGCAGTTGCCGCCGCCAGCGCCATTTCCGGCGTCATTACTGATCCAAGAGGAGTGAAGTAACATGCCTGGTCACACATCAAAAGTCGCTGCAGTACTCGCGGACAATATATCCACTGACATCATCTATCCAGGCCGTTTCATGGCAACTGTGCTTCCAACCGAAACGCCTCAATATGCATTTGCCGACAATGCTGAATTGAACAAGCGGCTGAAGAACAAGGAAATCCCGCCAAACAGCGTAGTCGTTGCCGGCGCCAATTTCGGCTGCGGTTCATCCCGTGAGCAGGCAGCTTCAACGCTCAAGGGGTATGAGCTGGTAATCGTGGCCAGAGGATTCGCCAGGATATTCTTTCAGAATGCTGTCAACCTCGGCTTACGGACGATTGTGTGCCCGGCGATCGAAGCATCAGAGGGAGATAAGCTGGAAATCCTGCCGGACAAAATCGTGAACGCAACAAAAGGAAAATCATTCCCGACTGAGCCATTGCCGAAAGCCCGGCAGGCTATTGTCGATGCCGGCGGATTGATCCCATTTACCAGAAAGCGGCTGCTAGAAAAGTCTTCCAAGCACTAAAGCGATCCCTGCTGCACTTGAGTCATGCAGATGGAGGAAGCTCCGGCTCAGGTATTGAATGAGCCAGAACCATCCCCTCAGCAGGCGCCGTCGTATTTCTTGCGGATGGTGAAAAAATTGCGACAAGCGCCATACCGCTGCAACTCGTCGTCAGACCCAAGTCCATGTGTTCACTCCGACCTACGTGTACATACCTCTCACTCGCCCCCAACTCGTCCGTTTCACTCTCGCCTTGACCCTGATAGCAATTTCGCTAGGACTCATAGCAAAGCCAATTCTTCAGCTCGTTCTCGATTTCCCAATAGCTGGATCTTCTGATGTGAAATTCTACGTGCCTGGCATCCTCATGCCCCTGGAAGTCATCGGCGGGATTCTGATGCTCTTCATCACCATGCATCTGGCAAAAGCTATCGCGAGGCTGCACGGCACCATGGCCAAGGCGATGTTTGTGACAGGTTGAGCCTGGAAGAAACCAACCAGTTTGCGCCAATTCACGCGCGCCACATACCAGGCTCAATATCCTCAGACGGTCGTCACCCGAGCATTGGAGACGCGCCGCCCGGCTGCTCTTACCGGAGAGATCCACGAATATCATGACTGCACCTCACCTGCCGTTGCCCGTCCTACTTCACGCCCAGCTCCTTGAGCACGTTCTGGGCGTTGTCCACGAGGTCGGCCACAAAGAGCACGTAGCGGATATCGACGCTGATGGCGCGAGTGAGTTCGTCT carries:
- a CDS encoding CoA transferase; the protein is MKLLSGIRVLDLTNVLSGPFASLHLALLGAEVIKIENPTDGDLARKLGCVPEYNRMLMGTSFLAQNANKKSATLNLKDPQGKEVFKRLVKTADVVVENFRPDVMARLGLSYKALSEINPRLIFCAISGFGADGPDAMKPAYDQIIQGLSGEMAINGDERLNPLRAGFPVCDTVGGLNAAFAIMAALYHREKTGEGQFIDVALLDSIMPLMGWVAANLLIGGQQPILMGNDNFTAAPSGVFRTKDGYINIAANKQEQWESVADALGVPELKTDPRFQERDNRKKNRKELTPLLEVKLTQRETDYWVSELNKNDVPAGAILSLEAALNQEQVKHREAIKSVHCVGIGDVKLFNLTAKFGKTPGGIDTPPPRLSEHTEEVLKGIGYTDDDIRRFRDSKVI
- a CDS encoding 3-isopropylmalate dehydratase large subunit, which encodes MGMTLVEKLLAKATKQPVVKPGDVLEPGVDLAMSHENAALVINQFVEIYKGTGIEPKVWAPSKIAIIFDHRVPAESSKTATNQKKIRDFVGKQGITKFHDIRGDAGGICHQILVENGYVVPGLIVVGTDSHTTSHGALGAFAFGIGATEMASVWTLGSVLNVEVPGTIKVNANGKLPLHVYPKDLILYLIGKLTAEGANFMVLEFHGDTIKKMSTSGRLTLSNMSVESGATSGLIPPDEETLRYLKEEAGVNFRGELMKPDSDAKYDRVIEVDASNLVPQIACPNAVDNVKPITDVLNVKLNQIVIGSCTNGRLDDLESAAKILKGKKISKDVRMLVFPATWRIYKEALRRGYLADLMDAGAVIMNPNCGCCLGVHQGALADGDVALSTTNRNFKGRMGNPNSEVYLCSAAVAAASAISGVITDPRGVK
- the leuD gene encoding 3-isopropylmalate dehydratase small subunit (catalyzes the isomerization between 2-isopropylmalate and 3-isopropylmalate in leucine biosynthesis) yields the protein MPGHTSKVAAVLADNISTDIIYPGRFMATVLPTETPQYAFADNAELNKRLKNKEIPPNSVVVAGANFGCGSSREQAASTLKGYELVIVARGFARIFFQNAVNLGLRTIVCPAIEASEGDKLEILPDKIVNATKGKSFPTEPLPKARQAIVDAGGLIPFTRKRLLEKSSKH